A stretch of DNA from Anaerobacillus isosaccharinicus:
TTTCCTACCATCGCTTTTATTTCAGAAATGGTCGGTCTATGCGTTAACATATTTCTTTCTACAAACTCAATATTATGCTCTCTTAACCATGCCTTTGCCTTTCTAGATGAAGTACAACTTGGAGTAGTATAAATTGTAATCATATTCCATTTCTCCTCTCTAGGTTTCTTCATGTTTTAATGGTAGGGTCACAGTAAATACCGTCCCCTTACCTACTTCACTTTCGACATCAATTTTTGCTCCATGTAAGTCAATGATATGTTTTACAATGGACAGTCCAATCCCCGTCCCAACCTTTTGACTACGAGCTTTGTCCACTTTAAAGAAGCGATTCCAGATAAACTTTAATTGTTGGTTTGGAATTCCTAGTCCATGATCTTCAATACAAATAAACACTTCTTTTTCTTTCGTTAATAAATTCACCGTTACCAACCCATTTTCTGGTGAAAAATTAATTGCATTTTGTATTAAATTGCTAAGAACTTGATCAATTCGGTCTTTATCTGCAAAGACATAAACATCCTTTTCATCAGTACACTGTAGTTCAATTTCAAGCTTCTGTTTTGATAACTGGGGCTCAAGTTTGGCTATTAATGTACGAATTTGTTCCGTTACATTGTAGTTACTAGGGTGAATAGAAACTTGACCTGCTTCCATTCTAGCGATATCTAATAATTCATTAACTAACTTTATTAATCGCTCTGTTTCATCCTTCATTAAATGCAGGTAGCGCTTTTGATCACGTTCTGGGATTGTCCCATCAATCATTGCTCCTACAAATCCATTTATCGAAGTTAACGGTGAGCGCATATCATGAGATACATTGGCAACAAACTCTTTTCTCATTGAATCTAAGCTAGCTAATTCTTTCCCCATATGATTGAGCGTTTCTCCTAATTGACCTATCTCGTCTTTACTTTTCACTTCCAGTTTTTTATCAAATTTTCCTTTTGCATACTCCATTGCTACAGAATTCATATTGCGGAGCGGAGCGGAAAATTTCTTAGAAAGTAAAAATAAAAAACAAGTTGTTACAACTGTTGTAATAAGTCCAGCTAATAGAAACATTCCTTTAATACTTTTGGCTACTCGGTCAAAGCCATGTAAAGCAATAACTAACACTTTCTCTTCAAAACTCTGAATTCCTGCATCAATTGGTGAAACCATCAAAAATATTCTCTGCCCTTTTTCATTAACGAATTCATTCACTTGGTTCCCTTTAAGAGCTTGCACTATAAACTCTTTTTCAATTAATAGTGGCTCTGCCATACCCGAAAAAACATGTAACAGGTCGCCTGCTTCATCAAATAAATAAATACTTTTATGATCTTTATCATTCATAAAACCTAGGGTAGAAATAATCGACTCTTTGTTTTGGCCTTCGCCGTAGGCGAGTTTAAGGGTTTGCTCCACTTGTTCATGGTGGTCATGTAATGTACTTAAAAAATCCTGCTTTAAATCATTTTGAAAAAGCACATAGAATACAGCACTAAAAATGAGAAAAGCTGCAATAGAGCTGATTACATACGTGAAAAATAACTTCGTAAAAATGCTCGACTTAAATCTCATCAAGTATCCACCTCAAATTTATAGCCAATTCCTCTTAAGGTCTTTAGCTCCCATGCTGTATTTACCTTTCCTAACTTTTCACGAATCCTCTTAATATGAACATCAACCGTTCGTGGGTCACCGTCAAAATCATAACCCCAAACCTGGTCTAACAGCTGTTGTCTCGTAAATACACGGTTTGTGTGCGAAGCTAGGTAGTAAAGCAGTTCCTGTTCTTTCGGTGGTAGCGTCATTGTGTCTTCGTTACAATGTATTTGATATTGCTTCATATCAATAATTAAATTTGGAAATGAAAGTGTTTCTTGTTCCCCATTTAAAATATTAAACCTTCTTAAAACCGCTTTTACTCTTGCTATTAGCTCCTTTGGGTCAAATGGTTTAACAACATAATCATCAGCGCCTAGATCTAAACCTTTAATTTTATCGTAACTTTCCCCTTTACCCGTTAGCATAATGATAGGAACAGGAAAATCTCTTCTGATTTCCTTGCAAATTTCCCAACCACTTAAGCCTGGTAGCATGATATCTAAGACGACAAGGTCGGGGAGAAGTTCATAAAAAACATCCACCCCTGTTATGCCATCGTTTGCATGTTTAACCACATACCCAGCCTTCTCACCATACAATCGAATTAGTTCACAAATATTAGGATCATCATCAATTACTAGTAAGGTTACCTTTTTCATAATATACAACTCCTTTTACTTAAAGAAGGTTGTGACTGAATTCCATCCTACCGCGAAGCGCCACCAACGTACTAATGCTAGGAGTAAAGAACGGATCTCAACTTCATATAGCTTAATGTAGATCATTCTTAGAGTATTTTCAGTCCTTATAACTATACAAAACGTTGTTTCATTCTCTCCACCATACTTGTTAACAAGCTATAAATGACAGGGATAACAACCAACGTTAACACAGTCGAACTTACCAATCCACCAATAACAACAATTGCCATAGGCGCTTGTAAAGCAGTACCTTCTCCTGTTCCAATCGCTAATGGAAGTAAACCAAGAGCAGTCGTTAGTGCAGTCATAACAATCGGTCGAAGTCTCGTAACACCAGCTTCAATTAGTGCTTCATGGACAGTATGTCCTTTTATGCGAAGTTGGTTCGTATAATCAATAAAAACAATCGCATTATTTAGGACAATCCCCACTAATATAATTATCCCTAAAAATGCTGTAACACCAAAAGAATATCCTGTTACAAGTAATCCTAAAACAACCCCAATAATCGATAACGGCAACGTAAACATGATGATTAACGGCTGCAATAAAGACTCAAATTGACTAGCCATAACCATATAAACGAAAACCATAGCTAAGACCACTGCAAGCAGAAGACTTGCGAATGCTTCATTCATCATTTCTGTTCCGCCAGCTGTTTTTATTTGATATTGGTTTGTATCAATATTAAGATCAGTGACCATTTGGTCAATAGTTCGTTGTACGTTCATGGATACAGTTCCCATATCTGTACCTTCAAATTTAGCGGTCACTACGATAGAGTCTTGCTGGTTTTCACGAACAATTGTAATTGGACCTTCGCCTCTCACAACTTCACCAATTTCTTTCAAACTGACTTCCTGGTTCATTGGTGTTATCATGACTAGATCCTCAAGCGCCTTTTTTGAATTTGAGATATCCTCCATTTGAACTCTTACTTGCGTATCAAAAATTGTTGCTGCTACCGTTCCTTGTAAGGATTGATTAATAAACGTAGCCACTTGATAAGCAGTAAGTCCGTGCTTAAATGCCTCATCTTTATTTAAGAAAAATTGATATTCTGGTTTTCCTGTTTGCACACTATCAGTTACTGATTTTATTTCTTCTAAGTCATTTAAACGACTAGATAATTCCTTCGTATAACTTTCTAGACGCTCACCACTTTGGCCTAACAACATGACCTCGACTTGATTCGTTTCACCGCCCATGGCTGCCATTGAGTTGCTTATATTAAAGCTTACATTTACATCTTCGTTATCTAAATCAAGTGTTTTTTCTAATTGAGCAATAACTTCCTCTGTTGAAATTTTCCGATCAGAGATAAGTTTGACTGAAAGACTTCCACTATTCTCACCACTACCTGTTATGCTTGCCATCAACGCATCAGCATTGCCAACAGATGAAGTAACAACATCTACTTCAGAGACTCTCAATACTTCTGATTCAATTAATTGAACAACTTCAAGAGTGCGCTCAAATGTAGCCCCTTCAGGTAATTCTACATTAATAGAAAACATCCCTTCATCCTGAGCTGGCATAAACTCAGTACCAATTTTCGGAGCTAAGGATAAAGAACCAATTAATGCAACCCCTACAATCAATAATGTCATTAATCGATGATTTAAAGCCCATGTAATTACAGGTTTATAGAAACGATTTTCCTTTCTTGTCTTCAATTTTTCAGGCTTTAATAACAAACCTGCTAAAGTAGGTACAACCGTTAAAGCAACTGCCCATGATGCAAATAAAGAAAATGTTACTGTTAACGCAAGTTCCTTAAATAAATCTCCAATCAACCCACCGATAAATACCATTGGTAAAAAAACAGAAAGGGTCGTTAGCATAGATGCCGTTACGGCACCACCTACTTCTGAAGCTCCTTGAATAACCGCATCTTTGCGTGATTGTTGTTTTGTTAAATGGCGGTAAATGTTCTCAATAACAACGATCGAGTTATCTACTAGCATACCAACCCCTAATGCTAATCCACCTAATGACATGATGTTTAATGACATCCCCGTAAAATACATCAGGACAAAAGTCGTTATGACAGAGAACGGAAGGGCAATACCAACAATAATTGTAGATTTAATTGAACGTAAAAAGACAAAAATAACGGCAACCGCAAATATACCTCCAAAAATTAGCGCTAACATTACATTGGAAACCGCTTGCTGAATAACTTCTCCTTGATCACTAGAAACGATGAATGAGAGCTCATCATTGGTCTCTTTAATTTTTTCTAACCGTTCTTGAACATTCGTAGAAACCTCTACTGTATTCGCTGTGCCCTCTTTTTGGATACTAATTAATAAACTTTCCTTCCCGTTTGTACGAGCAATTGAAGTAATATCCTTTTTTGCTAACTGAACGTCGGCAATTTCTCCAACTGTGACAATTTTTAAACCGTCTTCACTTGGTAGAATACTAACTGGTAATTGTTTTAGTTGGTCGACTGTTTCTACCTTTGCTAATATACGAAGGTTTAATTTTTCACCATTCTCTTCTATTACCCCACCTGGAAATGTTAAATTATTTCCTTGAATCATTTGCACAATTTGTTGTTGGGTTAAATTATGACTTTCTAATTCTTCTTTGTTTAGTTTTACTAGTATTTCCTCTTCAAAACCCCCAGTAACATTTACACTTGCCACCCCATCAATATTTTGCAACTGCGGGACAATCATTTCAGCTACTAGCTGTTGTAGATGTGCTAAGTCTTCTCCGTTAGAAACTGACAGTTGGATAATTGGCATCATCGTTGGATCAAATTTCACCATCATTGGTCGTCCTGCATCTTGCGGCAATTGTACCAATCCCATGGAGGATGAAAGATCCTCTCTCACTTCGGAAATATCTGTTCCCCATTTATATTGAGCAATAACTAGTGACGAGTTTGAACTGCTTCGTGACTGTAACGATTCAATTCCTTGACTTGTGCCAACGACACTTTCGACCGGTTTTGTCACTAATTCCGCGACTTCTTCAGGTCCAGCACCTGGATACGTAGTCATGACCGCAAGAATAGGCGGGTTTATATTTGGTAATAAATCTAACCTTAAACCTGTTAAAGACACGAAGCCTAACAACAAAACAAGACACATCATCATGATTGTTGTAACAGGATTTTTAACAGCTAGTTTTGGCAATTTCATTTTTGTGTTCCTCCATAAATTTAGAATAGGACTTTAACTATGATGTAGCTTACCATGTGAATATGAACACAACATGAACATGGTAACTAATATTAAAAAGCAACTATTAAATTACTAATTGCTTTTCTTAAAAGCCACCCGCTGTTTTCGCCTTAGATAAATGTAAATAACAACAATGAAAATAAAAATAGATAGAATGATTAGCTCAAAATTCAGGGATAAAATGCCCATTGGTACTAACGCTAATATAAAAAAATAAATAAAATTGCCAATACTAGTTGCTAGTAGAAAATCTTTAAATCTAATTGAACTAATACCACTGACAATGTTCACTATATTTGTTGGAACGAAAGGGAAAACCCTGGCCATAAAAACGTACATAAACCCATTTTCTTCGGCTTTTCGTTTCATCTTCTCACTAATTTTCTTTTGCAAAATCTCTTTAAAGGAATACCTGGCACAAACAAAAACTAGTGTTGCAGCAGCTACACTTGCAAACCAGCTCCACATTAGCCCATAAACAAATCCATAAAATGCAATATTAACAGTAAGGATTAAAATAAGTGGTATAAATGTAATAAAGTTTTGGATCATCATTATAATGAGCGTAATAGCAAACAACGGCAAAAATTGTTCTTCTACATTAACCCCAATCTCTTCGAAATCCTTCAGCATAAATAGTTGAATAATTTCTTTATTCGAAACTAAGACAATTATCACTAGTAGAACACTTATTGCAGATGCAATTTTCACCCAGATTTTCAATGTCACCAACCCCCAATCCCCACATTGTAACAATGTATTGTGAACTGAATATGAACAATATTTTTTTGGTTAATTTTCACAGCTAAGGAAACCCTAAACAACGTGATTATCGAATTGAAGGGGGAATGTTTTTGCAAAGTCTAAATGGTCGCTATACCACCTTCGTTTCTACCCTTGTGATATGGATTTTATTTGGAAGTATTATTGGCGTTGTCGTTGGCTCAACAACATCAATCCTTTTGAATACAAATGATTTTCTTGGTGATACACGAATGGCCCATCCAGGTTTAATCTACCTACTTCCTCTTGGTGGACTCTTTATTGGTTACATTTATCAAAAGTATGGAAAAGCTTCCGCAAAAGGAAACAATCTCGTTTTAGACCAAATTCATAGCAATGGAAAGGTTCATAGAAGAATGGGACCGATTGTGTATCTCGGT
This window harbors:
- a CDS encoding HAMP domain-containing sensor histidine kinase translates to MRFKSSIFTKLFFTYVISSIAAFLIFSAVFYVLFQNDLKQDFLSTLHDHHEQVEQTLKLAYGEGQNKESIISTLGFMNDKDHKSIYLFDEAGDLLHVFSGMAEPLLIEKEFIVQALKGNQVNEFVNEKGQRIFLMVSPIDAGIQSFEEKVLVIALHGFDRVAKSIKGMFLLAGLITTVVTTCFLFLLSKKFSAPLRNMNSVAMEYAKGKFDKKLEVKSKDEIGQLGETLNHMGKELASLDSMRKEFVANVSHDMRSPLTSINGFVGAMIDGTIPERDQKRYLHLMKDETERLIKLVNELLDIARMEAGQVSIHPSNYNVTEQIRTLIAKLEPQLSKQKLEIELQCTDEKDVYVFADKDRIDQVLSNLIQNAINFSPENGLVTVNLLTKEKEVFICIEDHGLGIPNQQLKFIWNRFFKVDKARSQKVGTGIGLSIVKHIIDLHGAKIDVESEVGKGTVFTVTLPLKHEET
- a CDS encoding response regulator transcription factor gives rise to the protein MMKKVTLLVIDDDPNICELIRLYGEKAGYVVKHANDGITGVDVFYELLPDLVVLDIMLPGLSGWEICKEIRRDFPVPIIMLTGKGESYDKIKGLDLGADDYVVKPFDPKELIARVKAVLRRFNILNGEQETLSFPNLIIDMKQYQIHCNEDTMTLPPKEQELLYYLASHTNRVFTRQQLLDQVWGYDFDGDPRTVDVHIKRIREKLGKVNTAWELKTLRGIGYKFEVDT
- a CDS encoding efflux RND transporter permease subunit — its product is MKLPKLAVKNPVTTIMMMCLVLLLGFVSLTGLRLDLLPNINPPILAVMTTYPGAGPEEVAELVTKPVESVVGTSQGIESLQSRSSSNSSLVIAQYKWGTDISEVREDLSSSMGLVQLPQDAGRPMMVKFDPTMMPIIQLSVSNGEDLAHLQQLVAEMIVPQLQNIDGVASVNVTGGFEEEILVKLNKEELESHNLTQQQIVQMIQGNNLTFPGGVIEENGEKLNLRILAKVETVDQLKQLPVSILPSEDGLKIVTVGEIADVQLAKKDITSIARTNGKESLLISIQKEGTANTVEVSTNVQERLEKIKETNDELSFIVSSDQGEVIQQAVSNVMLALIFGGIFAVAVIFVFLRSIKSTIIVGIALPFSVITTFVLMYFTGMSLNIMSLGGLALGVGMLVDNSIVVIENIYRHLTKQQSRKDAVIQGASEVGGAVTASMLTTLSVFLPMVFIGGLIGDLFKELALTVTFSLFASWAVALTVVPTLAGLLLKPEKLKTRKENRFYKPVITWALNHRLMTLLIVGVALIGSLSLAPKIGTEFMPAQDEGMFSINVELPEGATFERTLEVVQLIESEVLRVSEVDVVTSSVGNADALMASITGSGENSGSLSVKLISDRKISTEEVIAQLEKTLDLDNEDVNVSFNISNSMAAMGGETNQVEVMLLGQSGERLESYTKELSSRLNDLEEIKSVTDSVQTGKPEYQFFLNKDEAFKHGLTAYQVATFINQSLQGTVAATIFDTQVRVQMEDISNSKKALEDLVMITPMNQEVSLKEIGEVVRGEGPITIVRENQQDSIVVTAKFEGTDMGTVSMNVQRTIDQMVTDLNIDTNQYQIKTAGGTEMMNEAFASLLLAVVLAMVFVYMVMASQFESLLQPLIIMFTLPLSIIGVVLGLLVTGYSFGVTAFLGIIILVGIVLNNAIVFIDYTNQLRIKGHTVHEALIEAGVTRLRPIVMTALTTALGLLPLAIGTGEGTALQAPMAIVVIGGLVSSTVLTLVVIPVIYSLLTSMVERMKQRFV
- a CDS encoding TVP38/TMEM64 family protein, whose protein sequence is MKIWVKIASAISVLLVIIVLVSNKEIIQLFMLKDFEEIGVNVEEQFLPLFAITLIIMMIQNFITFIPLILILTVNIAFYGFVYGLMWSWFASVAAATLVFVCARYSFKEILQKKISEKMKRKAEENGFMYVFMARVFPFVPTNIVNIVSGISSIRFKDFLLATSIGNFIYFFILALVPMGILSLNFELIILSIFIFIVVIYIYLRRKQRVAFKKSN